TATTAGGATATCATCAAATGCTATTAAAACATTTTGTCTGATCAAGTGTATAAACTAAAATTCTCCTACACTCCCTGATAAAGTTGGTGCAGTTGTGCCTGATCCGCATAGGATCCAACTGACCTCCTGCGTGGGTCCCAGGGAGGTACTTTCTTTGGTCATCCTATTCAGCTCTTCTCCAATTAGGAGTCTTTTGACCTCTGCTGTCCAGTTAACCTAATCAGCATTCCCACTAATGCTCAGACTAATTCAGGTAGCGGTAGATATTTAATACTCGGCTAGCTAGTTCCAAGGCGCCTCATTTTTAGGTCAAAGATTTTTCAGCTTCCTACGCCACTGTGAACGCAAGGGACGAAAGGGGCAAAAGGTGAAGCCGAAAGAAACACGGCAGAATCGTTTTTAGGACCTTTATGCCTGCGGCTCTCTTTCAAGGGAAGCCCCTCAACTTAATAAAAATTGTGTGGATGGGTTTTGCAGCTTCTATGAATTCGTGGGTTTCCCGTGTTAGAGGAAATATACGGAGGATCTTTCATATATATTACTAAATTTATCTCTGCCCATGTTTATAAGTTTTGCCATAGGTGATACCGAGAAAAGTGTGAATACttatctttttaaaaaaatatatacaagtGCTATTAAATGTTTACAATTGTTTCAATCATTCTTGGCATTGCTCGTCTCCTCTATATAAATGGTTCCAACAAGAGCAGGCAAACTTGTGCAGccttttaattaaaaaaaaacttgtgccACCCATCTAAAAATAGCAACGGGTAAAATCCGCACGGATAGTAATTTCAGAGACCCACCCCCGCAAGTCAAAACCCGCGCCCGCAACCCACGATGGTTAGAAACCCATACCCGCACCCGCTGTCCGCGGATACCCGCGGGCACGTCCGTGTACCCCCAAACTTTAGAAAATCAAGCATAAAATTCAATTTAACAGCAAACAAAAATTAATAATTAAACAACAAATAGCATATATATTAATTTAAACAACAATCAAAGAGCAATCAAAGAGCAAGGGGCTGCGTCCTGTGCGGGTCCCCTGGGATGGAATCGGCCTCGGGCCCTGGCAGCCTGGCCGAGTGGCCGCTGCGCGCGTCGTCTCTGAGCGAGGAGGGAGGGTGTCGGGGCCTCGGGGGCGCCTGCGCTCGCCTGGGCGCGTCCGCGCGTGGCCTGGATCCGAGCTCCGAGGAGGAccagaggagggaggggcggaGGGGCGAGGGCGCTGGGGCCTGGGCGCGACACTGAGGCCTGGGGGCGCCGCCGGGCGCTGCGCCAGGGGGTggggggcggcggctgctgctggtgctcgAAGTGAGGAGTGGGGGAGAAAATCAGAGAAACCCTAaagatgatatatatatatatgggtatTTGGACCTCACGTGTCAGCGGGTTTGCAGATTTTCGGGTTCGGATATTAAATTTTCAAACCCGTTATACAATACCCGTTGGGTATAGAGTCATACCCGCTCCGCTCCTGTGCCTGCGGGTACAAACCCAGACCCGAATCCGCGTCCAGCGGGTAGAGTATCCGCGGATTCGCGGGTATTTCATAGCCGTTTCCATCTTTACCCATCAATTTACTATTTCCACCTTCACAACCAAGGGAACAAATCGTCCTTGCACCAGTAGCCTTCTCACTTGAACGCCCATCTTCACTAAATACTCTTGTACTAGCTTGTGAACCTCTAATCCATTGTCGGCCCCCATTGTTAGACTGAAGGCCTTGCCCTGGCGGTCTGAAATGAATTCAACTATATCTTGATCGGTGCAAAGTGCTCGCGGATTCAATGCAAGAAAGGTACCTGCAAAACCGCATGTTACTTTAGGGAGTTTTTAGTTTCCTCCTGCAGTGTGCCCATAGCCGTAGACCGGCCGTACCGTTTTTTCTTGGGTCGCCATTATGTTGGACCACTTTCAAGTATTCGATTTAAGTTTTGCATTATACTCCAGGTGCATGCACAATTTTTATCTATCATCACATCACACAACAGAAATTTTTTGACACACAGAAAGTACTATGTGATTGTtcacactgctagaaaaatcaACACTAGTACCGGTCAGCAACCACCCTTTAGTATCGGGCTGTTGACCGGTACCgattggccggtactaaatggcacgccatttagtactggtcaaaatgcccggtactaaagcgaatatttagtaccggccgataCTAAATAGTTTTACAtccaaaaaataaagaaaaaatatcTTGAACTCCCGGGAGGCCCACACAAATGCCCGGTACTAAAGCGGACATTTAGTATTGGTCGACAACAtcggccggtactaaacagtTTTACAgccaaaaaataaagaaaaaatatcTTAAACAGTTTTACAGTCACAAGTCACGCGAATTTTTCACGCGTAAATACGCATGCACGGTCGCGAGGATTCGAACCCATGACCTCCGGTCTCGCGAGTAACTTCCTTACCATCCCACCTATGCACCACATGTGACTAGGTAAAAGATGCatttcttttgaagtaacccataAAGGATCATTTAGTGCCGGCCCAAAACACCggcgacatttagtaccggccggtgtctTGAATCGATACTAAAATGGCTCAGGGAACGTTCAAATTTGGACCCGGCACTAAAATGACCCCGAGGCAAtgttagtaccggaccaaaatATACTCGGTACTAAAGGCCGCGGACGAATGAGCCATTTTCTAGCAGTGTCATGCACGTACTTCCTAGGTCGCATATTCTGAAATTGGGACTTATCATATATGGTTCCATATATCACCGGATCCTATGGTTCATAGCACATGGGAATACTAATGAACACGAGGTTTATCCTGAAAAACTGCCCCGGTTACAACTTCATCcctgctccggcgcccccggccGCTCCTGCCGACTTCCACACACACACTCCCGGCTTCGAAGGAAGCTGCAGAAAGGGAGGAGAGAAAGATGGCAACTGAactggaaaaaaaaatccaaacagAATTGGGAAACCCGAACAAACCAACCCATGGGATCCCGAGCCAAAGTTGTTACGCGAACTCCATCCGGATTCAAACCCTTCTCTGCTAGTCCCGTGGATCGCCTTTAGCATTCGTTCTTTCCTTGGCCGGGGGGATTTGGTTGCAGCCAGCGAGCAAGCGAGCGAGCGTGCCGGCAGCCGCGGCGCAGGAGGGACCCATGGCATCCTACCAGTTCCTCCATGGCCAAGGAAAGCATGGCGCTTTAGGGGCCCCCCTTGCTTGCTCCCGTCCATGTCCATGTCATCCCGGCCCTGTCGACGAAAGACGATCGCCTCCTCCCTTTGATCATCTACTAGTAGTATATAAGCGCGCGTGTTGGTGGTGCCTGGGAAAGGGAGGCCATCGCTGGTCGCCTCGTTTGACAAGGTGGTcttggagagagaaagagagagagagaggtggccTGGTTGGACTTCTAGAGAGAggtagaagagagagagagagaggtggctGAATTGTATGATGAGTGACTGGGAAAGGGAGGCCACGTCTGGGAGCTCGGAGTAAATGGTGAGAGGGACGCCGGGAGGAAGGTGGTAGTTCGGagacggcgccgcggcggccctgCCTTCCAGTCTTTGCTGCGAGAGCGGCAGCGGGTGGCGGAGCGGAGGAGCGCTGCTTCTGCTTGCATggtgggagcaggggaggaggccgcgccaGGTTCAGGTCAGTTTCCGGAGCTTGCGGGTTCTTCAGTTTCTCTTTTTATTCGTGTTCTTGTTCAGGCTTTGCGTTCGGAGTTCATGGCGTCCTGAGAATAATGTTTGTCCTTGCTCATCTTCCCTGATAGAAAATAAGGAGGTTGTTTGGATGATCTCGCTTACATCCTAGAAGTTTCTGAAGTGATGATAGGAACTGAATTGCGTGTGATCATTTTGGGctcatcatgcatgcatcttcTCTCTCGCTCGGTTTTCATGGCTTCCTGCTTCTCTGAAGAAGGAATTCACAcccgcaaaaaagaaaaagaaaaaaaagaaggaattcACGACGGACCGCGAGAAGCAATTCAATAAATTCGGTGCATGCTGATTGTTGACACTGCACTATGTTCCTAGTTTCTCTACTTTTCAGATAGCTTCTAAACGTTAACTGTTAATTTGCTGATATCTAAACATGTATGCTGTCATTTCTGAATTTAAAGTATTTACATGCCAGAAGTCATATATAATCAGTAGGGGATTACCCCTcctgtttcatcaaaaaaaGAAGTCATATCGCTGAAACTCAGTGTTATTGAGGAACTCCTGTAGTCCTCTTGATGCCAAACTCATGTAGTGCCCATCTCACCGTGTGCAACGGAGCTACGTTCCGCCATAAGCCCATAACTCTGTAGGTTGACTCATACCTGTTAAAGACTTAAAGTTAGGTTAGGTACGGAAGCAAATTCAGTAGTCCAAGATGCGATCAGGAAATAAAGTCATCTTCCAAGAGATCAGTCTGAAGTTAGGTACTCTGAACTTTGAATAGATAGAAGGCACATTGGAATTCCTGACAAGTTAGGCTGGAGAAACTGCCAGGAAAATTTACATGCGTTTCACGTTAGAATTGATAGAACACACTGGAGAAATTACATATTCTGGTTGATTTAAACACTCTTTTATGTATCAGAATGTCAGTAACTGCCATACAGTTTACGCCGCACAAGTGGAAAAAAAGTTACTTCCTTGCAGATCTACATCCTTTGGTTTTTGCATGCAATCTTTATATGTCTGAATCGTGATCGGAGTGTAATTCTTGGAACTTTTCTGATGGCAGCTTGCTAGCATGGAACCGAGGAGGTTGGAGCAGTTAGTGTTCCTGCTCTGCTGCTTCGCGGCAATCACATGCAGGTTACACGCACTGGCTCAGGCCCAAACCACTCTGCAACACCCCACTGGAGCAGGTGAGTAACCCCTGATGTGTATCATAGACAAACCTCGCAGATTTTTTCGCCTTTCCGGTAACATGCGAATCTGCTTTACTTACAATAGAGATTTGTCAAGAGGTAAAGCAGCATGCCAGCACCGCAAAGTTATCCTGGTTAACTGTTCTGGTTGACATTCCTCCTGTCGATAGTGCATTGTTCCTTTAGCATGTTTTGTACTGTTCTGCTTGACAATGTTCTTTCCTGCGGTATATTGTTGGGTGTGAGTGGTACCTGATCTTTGTTGCTCGTGCTGATCAGCGGGTAGGATTTTGTCGGAGGCTGCGAACAGATCGGAGAGCGCTCTATCGGTAAGAACAAGAAGAATTGATCCTCTTGATGGTCTGAGGAAGTATGAGGGAGGGTACAATATCACTGACAAGCATTACTGGAGTGTAAGCTCTCTGCTTATCTGAACGTACTCCCCAGAGCTTTAGGTAGTAATCGCCTTTTTTGGGCTAGAAATGATGTCCAGGCCACAGATAAATGCTATTAGAGAATACATCATGATGTCAGGGCATGGTTTTCTGGCAGATTAACATGGCACTACAGCACTACTGAATACACAAAAATTCTGTTCTGATCATTCAGTCGTGATAAATGTTCAGAATGATAGATAGAAACATAGATATCGATATAAGGATTAAAACTGATTGCCGTTGTTTTTTACTTTTTTCAGTCGACCATATTTACAGGTAGATCTGGATACATGATTGCAGCATTGTGGGTTATTTGTGGTGTCATTTTTCTGGGAACTATATTAGTCTCCAAGATTTTCTGcacaaaaaggaaagaaagataCACTGACTTCGACTATTTCCTAGAGAGATACCAAATTTTGACTGTCATACTCTGTATCATCCTCGCAGTTTTTGTCATGTAAGTTGCTCACACCAAGAATAATAAACTAATTATCAACAGTAACTGTTGGAAATCTGTAAACATACGCAGCACTGCAGTTTGTGATTCCGCAAGCATTTTATTTGCAGAGTTGCATCAGCTGTCGCCCTTCGCGGCACGGTAGAATTCCACTCAAGAGCAGAATCTGTGAAAGAGATCATTGGGACGACTGCACTTGAGGCTACAGCAACCATTTACAACATAACAGGAGCTATTGAGATGATGCAGAACACATCAAAGCTGTACAACTACACCAGTCAAGCATGGGATCATCTGAACTCCACGGTAGATGTGCTCAActccgaagcaatggagattcAGGCGAAGGCGGAGAAGAACATGCGCCTGGTCACTAGAGGGATCAACACATTGTAAGAATTTTTTGCAGAATCGGAAAGAAATATAAAAGATCCAGATAATATTACTTTTGGTATAAACTTCTGATCATCATTGGAACTGAAACATGTGATGAATTTCAGGGAACTTGTAACCATTTTAACCGTGGTGCTGAATCTTGTAGCAGTTCTAGTGTTGTTGGGTAAGCAAGTGACTCAGTTACTCAGAATGTGCAATATAAATCTTTGAATCATCATAGGTTACTACTGCTGAATCTAACACATTGCTTCTCTGAATGTTGCAGTAGGGAGCCCTCTAAAACTGCAAAAACTGTGCTACTTGTGAGTACCTTACCTTCAAACTTCAGAAACCCATCTGAATATACAAACCTGAATCATGCGACCTTTCAGCCTGTATGGAATGCTGACTACAAGAAACTATCTCCAACAGGTGCACGGCCTTCTGCTGGATACTGACAACCctcttctgggtgtacttcggcCTGTACTACTTCTTCGACAAGTTCGCCGCCGACACGTGTATGGCCCTGGACGAGTACCAGCTGAACCCTCAGAACAGCACGCTGGGCACCATCATTCCCTGCAGCGAGAAGCTCTCCGGCAGCATAATTCTGCACGACGTCGGTGCAGGGATCCATGACATCATAGATCAGGTGAATTCAAACATTTACACAATTAAATCAGAGTATCCGGTGAAGCAGCTGGACTACATCTGCAACCCGTTTGCTGGGCCACCTGACTACCGGTACCGGCCACAGAACTGCCCGTCCGGCGCCATCACCATCGGCGACATCCCTCAGGTAAACAGAAACTTCTATACactttcagaattcagaaaaaTTTGGGCGGTAATCTTGAGTTCTTGACATGGCGTTTATTTCGTCCTGTCTTGAAGATCCTGAAGAGGCTGACGTGCTCGGActtcggcggcgccgccaactgccggccggccgacctgtcgtcggcgatcgactACGACAAGGTGCAGACCTACACGAGCTCCATCCAGAACGTGCTGGACATCTTCCCGGGCACGGAGCGGCTGGTAAGCTGCGAGCTGGTGAAGGCCGGCTTCGCGGACGTCGTGGGCAACCAGTGCGCCCcgctgcggcgcggcgcgcgcacggcgtgggccgcgctcgccgcgctgtccgcggccatggcgctgctgctgctcgtgctcgtggtcgccgcggccggcggcgcgcgccgccaccccggcGACGACCGCCTGTCGGTGCGGCACCTCACGTCGGCGACCAACTCGGAGATCTCGGAGGCGGAGTTCGCCGAGATGCACGCCAAGAAAGTGCGGATCCGGGGCGGGCCGTGAGCCGCGCGAAAAGCTGACATCGGAATTCTTTTTTGCTGTGTTCTTTTGATCTTTGCCAATTGCGGAGGAGAAAAGAGACGAGGATGTATACTGCCGGCGGTCGAGACTGATCCAGGAGAGATCGTCCACCGCCGGCGCGCCATTGCTGCGAAAATGTTTGGTTCTATGTTCCGTGGGATCGGATGGTCTGGAGAATCCACCCATTGTGTGTTTgctgggattttttttttaactttttttaataatattttaagtttaaccTGATTGTCGTTTTATTTTTACCAGATAGCCCGTTTGGTCGCGTCAGATCCATTGGCACGACATACAGCCtttgtcgcgccagtgcatgtggcgcgacacgGGTGCCACGCTGGCGGAGCCAACAGTGGCGTGCCACGCCAGCCGCTGACGTGGACATGGCTGTCGCGCTAGgcgggctggcgcgacaagTGCTATGTCCTGGGCCCGCAcaagcctcctcctccaccaccctcCCTTTCTCCTCCCTCCGGACCGAGCCCGAGCGGCACAAAAGGgttgccgccggccggccggcccctcaGTCCGCCCCCCACCCCCAAATCCATCGGTTTAGGGGGGGGATCGCTCCAGCCCCTCCCCCGAAGGTATTGCCCTTGTTTTTTCGGCCGGCCCCTcagtcccccccccccacacacaccccCCCAAATCCATCGGTTTAGGGGGGGATCGCTCCAGCCCCTCCCCCGAAGGTATTGCCcttgttttttctttgtttcatCCTGTGCATTGGTGGATTTTAGTGGTATTTGTTGGTTAGGGTTTGTTCTTTGATTTGTAGAAATATATTGTATATGGTAGTATGTTCATGTATGGTTGTTTAAGTGTTACTCAGATGCTTATCTGCTCCCGAATTTAACGAGAGGAATGACTTGCATGTCTCAAATATTACATTTGTTAGGGTTAGGTAGTGGTAATGAGAATATTAGTCAAAATTAGTTGGATTAGTGGCACAGTGGAACCTCTTGTATCATGTGCATGCTCAAACTTTAGATTTAAAATTTAATTTAGGCTAACTATGCA
The genomic region above belongs to Panicum virgatum strain AP13 chromosome 8N, P.virgatum_v5, whole genome shotgun sequence and contains:
- the LOC120686298 gene encoding uncharacterized protein LOC120686298 isoform X1, with amino-acid sequence MEPRRLEQLVFLLCCFAAITCRLHALAQAQTTLQHPTGAAGRILSEAANRSESALSVRTRRIDPLDGLRKYEGGYNITDKHYWSSTIFTGRSGYMIAALWVICGVIFLGTILVSKIFCTKRKERYTDFDYFLERYQILTVILCIILAVFVIVASAVALRGTVEFHSRAESVKEIIGTTALEATATIYNITGAIEMMQNTSKLYNYTSQAWDHLNSTVDVLNSEAMEIQAKAEKNMRLVTRGINTLELVTILTVVLNLVAVLVLLVGSPLKLQKLCYLCTAFCWILTTLFWVYFGLYYFFDKFAADTCMALDEYQLNPQNSTLGTIIPCSEKLSGSIILHDVGAGIHDIIDQVNSNIYTIKSEYPVKQLDYICNPFAGPPDYRYRPQNCPSGAITIGDIPQILKRLTCSDFGGAANCRPADLSSAIDYDKVQTYTSSIQNVLDIFPGTERLVSCELVKAGFADVVGNQCAPLRRGARTAWAALAALSAAMALLLLVLVVAAAGGARRHPGDDRLSVRHLTSATNSEISEAEFAEMHAKKVRIRGGP
- the LOC120686298 gene encoding uncharacterized protein LOC120686298 isoform X2, whose protein sequence is MIAALWVICGVIFLGTILVSKIFCTKRKERYTDFDYFLERYQILTVILCIILAVFVIVASAVALRGTVEFHSRAESVKEIIGTTALEATATIYNITGAIEMMQNTSKLYNYTSQAWDHLNSTVDVLNSEAMEIQAKAEKNMRLVTRGINTLELVTILTVVLNLVAVLVLLVGSPLKLQKLCYLCTAFCWILTTLFWVYFGLYYFFDKFAADTCMALDEYQLNPQNSTLGTIIPCSEKLSGSIILHDVGAGIHDIIDQVNSNIYTIKSEYPVKQLDYICNPFAGPPDYRYRPQNCPSGAITIGDIPQILKRLTCSDFGGAANCRPADLSSAIDYDKVQTYTSSIQNVLDIFPGTERLVSCELVKAGFADVVGNQCAPLRRGARTAWAALAALSAAMALLLLVLVVAAAGGARRHPGDDRLSVRHLTSATNSEISEAEFAEMHAKKVRIRGGP